AAGTGAAGACCCCAGCCCTGACGGGACCCCTGGACCCTTTCTCTCCCTCAGACCAGCCAGCCATGCCCAGGGCAGCCAGCAGCCGCAGTGTCTGCGGTGCCTGCCCCGGGCTGACTCCAGCCTGTGTCTCGCAGCTGTGGCTCAGCTTCGCGCCCGTGGCTGACACGATCGCCCGGCACTTCCTCCTCTCCACCGAGCAGATCAACTGGCTGTCGCTGGTCTATCTCGTGGTGTCCATCCCGTTCGGTATGGTGGCCATCTGGGTTCTGGACTCCGTTGGACTCCGCAGGGCGGTGAGTCAGACCACACACCAGGGCCTGCTCTGGGACAGGCGGGTCCCCAAGCATGGGATCGAgagccaccccctcctcccaagATCCGAGTCCTCAGGCAGAGCCACTGGGTGGTGAGTGGAGGCTGGGGCGGTGGGGGGCATTCCGGCTGCTGGGCAGCTCTTCTGACCCCACCCTTGCAGACCACCCTCGGCGCGTTCCTGAACTTCTGGGGGAGCATGATCCGCTCCATGCCCTGCATGGCCGTTGACATCCAGGACCCGTTTGTCTTCCTCCTGGGTGGGCAGACCTTCTGCGCCCTGGCCCAGACCCTGGTCATATTCTCTCCAGCCAAGCTGGCCGCCTTGTGGTTCCCTGAGCACCAGCGAGCCACAGCCAACATGATCGGCACCATGTGTGAGTCTCAGTGAGGCCGGCGTCTCCTCTGGTTCAGCGTGTGGCTGGGCGCTTCTGTGCACTCCCCGCTCTGGGGGCCGAGGGCTCCTCCGTGGATGGGGGCCCAGCCTACCTTCCTGAGCTGACGCACATCCCTGTCCATCTAGCAAATGCCCTGGGTATTCTGGTGGCCAACCTGCTGTCTCCCGCTCTGGTGAAGACGGAGGAGGACATCCCCTTGATGGTGAGGGAGCTCACAGGTGCACGCATGTGTGCGCCTCTGCGTATGACGTAGgctgtgtgtttgcatgtgtgtgtgtgcatgttcctGGGCTGTGTGTGCTAGTGCATGTGTGCGGGGTGGTGGGCTCGTGCACCCACGCTGCCCGTGTGAGTGTGCACTTGCATCTTCTGTGGACACGGCTGAGTGCACCCTGTGTACATGGGGCTTCCTCTGTTGCAAGTACTGGGCACCTTCCGAGCGTCAGGCACAACCCCAGGCTGCTGGGTGTTTTCCTTGGAGGGGAGAGAGCACCAGGGCGGCAAGAGGCTGGCTGCAGGAGGATGAGGCATTgcgagggtggggaggaggacgTGGGACCAGAGAGAAAGGCGCTGAGGTGGAGGCGAGACTGAGGGGTGCGGCTGCAGCCAGAAGTGTGTGTCTGCTGAGCAAGGGGAGGGCGGAGGGAAGCATCAATCCAGGTGGCATGCGGTTGGCTTGATGTGATGGACACCCTGGGGGGATCTGAAGGGAGAGTGATTCCATCTGGTCCAGAACAGCTCAGGGAACGAAAGGTGTGCCTGGAGTGTCCAGGGAGAGAGCCTGGGCTGTGATTCAGCTGGGGAGTGGGGTGCACTGAGGAGTGAGGGGCTTCTAGCTGGGGGATGGTTGGGGTCACTcacagaggtgggagagggggtcCAGGTGACAGTTGGATAGAGCGCCCAGAGATGGTCGAGCTGAGGCCATCACTGTTGGAGTCACCCTTGGGTGAAATTTTCAAAGCCAGGTTTCTGAATGCAGCAAAGCAGAGGAGGCCCCGAACAGGCCCTGGGCTTGCTGGCGTCCACCTGGAACGACAGGCGAGGCGGGCAGTGAAGAGGCAGCAGCTCGTCTGGAGCCTAGGGAGCAGGCTTgaagtgcctgtgtgtgtgtgcgtgcatccACGGGGACCTGTGCGTGTACACTCATGCCCACGTGCATGAGTGTGCATCCACGGGGACCTGTGTACGTGCATTCACGCCCGTGTGCATGCATCCACGGGGATGCACGTGCAGTCATGCCCGTGTGCGTGTATCCACGGGGacctgtgtgtgcgtgcactcaCGCCCATGTGCATGTGCGTGCATCCAAGGCCACCTGTGTGAGTGCAATCACGCCCGTGTGCATGTGTTTGCATACACAGGGACCTGTGCACGTGCACTCACGCCAGTGTGCGTGTATCCACGGGGACCTGTGCGAGTGCAGTCACGCTCCTGTGTGTGTATCCACGGGGACCTGTGCGAGTGCAATCACGCCCGTGTGCGTGTATCCACGGGGACCTGTGCGAGTGCAGTCACGCTCCTGTGTGTGTATCCACGGGGACCTGTGCGAGTGCAATCACGCCAGTGTGCGTGTATCCATGGGGACCTGTGCGAGTGCAATCACGCTCGTGTGCGTGTATCCACGGGGACCTGTACGAGTGCAGTCATGCCCGGGTGCGTGCATCCACGGGGACCTGTGTGCGTGTACTCATGCACACTCTCCCCACAGCTAGGCACCTACATCCTCCCTGCTGGCCTCACATTCCTGTTGGCCATTGCATGCCTCTGGGAGagtgtgccccccaccccgccctctgTGGGGGCTGCCCAGTCCACCTCGCTGTCGTTCCTAGCTGGGCTGAAGCTGGTTAGTGCTGCGCGTGCTGtgggcctggggggtgggggcgaagagggggaggggcaggccaCCCCTGGAGCCTCCGCATGTGCTGCGAGGCTCTGGACTGAGCGGCCCCTCCCCTTTAGCTCACGAGGAACAAGGCCTACATGGTTCTGGCTGTGTGCTTTGGGGGCGGCATTGGCATCTTCTCCAACTTCTCAGCCCTCCTGGAGCAGGTCCTCTGCGTGAACGGCTACTCCAGCGTGAGTGCTGGCCCCGACCTGGGGGCCCCCCACCCGGACACAGCCTTGGGGGCCTGTTGACCTGCTGGTGGCTGTGGAGCGGCCCACGAACTTCCCAAGTGCTGTCCCCACACCTCCTGTCAGGGTGCTCCTGAGATGCTGTGAGTCTGGGTCTGCAGACAGTGGGTGGCAGCCACGGGCTGGGGTGCTGGCAGAGCCCGCCTGCTCCCACAGCCCTCCGCCAGCCCTGTGGGTCTGTCTGGTATCAGACTCACAGCATCTCGGCTGTGCCCGCTGTGGTCTGGCTTCAGCACTGGGCATGGGGTTCAGGCCCCGAGTGTTCCCAGTTTCTCAGAGGTGACAGGCGTCGAGGGCGTCTGCAGAAGCCAGGCCCTTTCTCTAGGACTTGTCCAGTTCCTGGGTGGAGGTGAGACAAGGCCGTGGCACACCCAGGGAGGACACCTCCCGTCCCCGAGCCTCCCACATGGTCCTCCTTGGGCCTCGGGTGCTGCTCGGTGACCCTGCCGTGGGTTCCCTGGTGGTGGGGTACACCTGGGAACAGATGGGTTCAGATAATGGACAAGGTGCCCCCTACCCTCCAGGAATTTGCGGGCCTCTGCGGGGCTCTCTTCATTGTGTTTGGAGTCTTGGGGGCAGTGGCTCTGGGCCTGTACGTGGACAGGACCAAGCACTTCACCGAGGCCATCAAGATCGGCCTCTGTCTGACGTCTCTGGCCTGTGTGGCCTTTGCTGTGGTAAGAGTCCTCTTGAGCTGAGACCACCTTGCAGAGGGTGAGAGTGGGGTGCCCCAGGGGTGGGGCAGCTGGCAGGTTGGCCATAACAGACACCCAGACCCACTCAGATCCAGGTGCCCCCGCCGGGGTGTCCCTGGAGTGGTGTGGGCGCTGTGGCCTCTCCAGCCCTGGCACTGCCCTGCCCCCGACAGGGCTCGGCAGGGCCTGGGGTTCAGGCTGGGGCACTTCTGACTCCTGCCCTGCCGGTCTGTGCGGCTTGCTGTCCAGGTGTCTCAGCTGCAGGGACAGACCATCGTGCTGGCCGCCATCTGCTCGCTGCTGGGGTTCTTTGGCTTCTCGGTGGCGCCCGTTGCCATGGAGCTGGCGGTCGAGTGCTCCTTCCCCGTGGGTGAGGGCGCGGCCGCAGGCCTGGTCTTTGTGCTGGGGTGAGTGCCCATTCCCATGGCTTTCCAGGGACCCAGGGACCCTccccttgcccccacccccaggacacaCCATGGACGACCTGAATGCCTACTGCGTGCTGCCCTTGGGGTCCCTGGGGCAGCACTGGGGTAGGGCTGAGGGCTTCGTGGCTGTGTAGGCAGGCCGAGGGCGTTCTCATCATGGTGCTGCTGACTTCCCTGACCGTGCGCCACGCGGAGCCGTCTGTCTCCACCTGCCAGGATGGCCAGGGCCCGCTGGACTGGAAGGGTGAGGCCCAGGCCAGGAGGCTGACCCCACCCAGCCCTGGAGTCTCCCTTCCACTGGCCTCTTTCTCTTGGCAACCTCCACTGTCCTGGCGGGTGGGTGCAGGGCGCCCACTGAGGGGTGAGGTGGGTTGGGGCGGACCGAGGGCAGCAGGCAGAACCTGGAGCGCAGCCTGGTGGGAGCAGCCCTCACGGGAGCCCACCTGTGACCCCACATGAGCAGTTTTGAAGTGAGATCACAGACAGGAGAGACACAGTAAGAGAcgcagagaaagacagagatggagacagaaagcCAGAGAGACAGGAGTGCGGTCATGCTGCACGCCCACGTCCTCAGACCTGGTGGGTGACCCTGGGGCTCACGGCCCCTGGGTCTGCAAACCTGCCTCTTGGGGCCAGGCGGGGATCTGTGCCCAAGGCTGCTCTGGGGTCCCTTGCACCTAGGCGAGTGCCTCAGGCAGCGCTGGGCCGTCTCTCCCTAGCGCCCATGCTGCTGATGGCCGGCCTCTGCGTCCTCTTCAGCTGCCTCTTCGTGCTCCTCTTCCACACACCGTACCGGCGCCTGCAGGCTGAGGCCGACGCCAGCCCCTCCATTCAGGAGGATGAACGCCCAGCAACCGCAGCAGCCCTGGGCCACGCGCCCTACCTGGCAGCCACGCCCTGAGGCTCCACCGTAGCACCCTGGACCCCAGCAGCCCCTTCCTGGAACTGGTGCTCCTGGCCCTGGCTCCTTCCTCCTGGGAGCCCTCCAAGACATCTCAGGGGCCCTGTAGAGGGCCAGAGGCTGGAGAGCAGTTGGCATGAGAAAAAGAGGACCTGGGGATGTGAAGGGGAGGCAGGGACGTGGGCTCTGGTCCCTTTGGCTGGACCTGTTACGACTGAGGCTGGGATAATGCTGGCATCCTGGGGGGACCCAGGGTTGTGGCAGGGGGGCCCAGGGGATTCTCTCTGGCCGCAGCAAGAAGAGCTGCTGCTGTGCAGACAAGAGGCCACTGACCAGGGGTACCCCAGTGGCCACACCAGGCCCAGGGCGGCTACTGCAGGGGTTGGCCTGGCACTGGGGGGGCCAGGGCGAGGGGGAACTGAGTGGGTGTGGGACTCCGAAGGCCCCAGCGTGGCTGAGTGTGGGGTGGACAGGTGTGAGGAAGGCCCTCCTTGAAGGAGCCCGTGCTGGAGCCACCCGTGTCCACCTCTGCTGACCACTGAATGACCAGCCCTCCAGCCTGGTGCCGGCACAGATGGGCAGAGCAGGTGGGGCCAGGCTGGGCAGGAGGTGGAGGGTGGGCCGCAGGCAGACGCTGCTACTCCCTGAAGACCCTCCTGCCCCCAGGGGGTTACCCCTACCCCAGACCTTCTCCACCCCATGGACACTCCCACCCCCAGGAGGACACCTCCGCCCAACAGAGACACTGTGGGCAGGAAGGTTTGTCGGTTCACATTTATTCAACTGGCCACAGCCCCGTGGGGTGGGGTGCCTCTCGCTCCTCTTCCCAGGGGCGAACATGTGGCCCAGCGTCTTGTAGCCCAGGCTGCCTACAGTACCACTGGTGGAGAACTGGAACATCTGGTCGACCTGCAAGTTTGGTGCGGGGGGTGTCAGGCCCAGGACGGCATGGAGGGAGTGGAGGGTCCCCAAGGCTGCAGCCAGCAGGTGAATTACAGGAACTGGACTCCAGGCTCTGTCTtgtttgtgtgtgggggtggaAGGAAGCTGGGGGAGACCCTGCAGGgaaaggggtggggctggggctggcgtCCCCCTTCCTGGACACTGGGCGTCCCACCCTCCTGATGCTGCAGCTACTAGGGGCTGAGGCACATCCCCCCGGAGCCCCGAGGGCCATGCTTGAGCCTCACAGAGGGCCTTGGGGAATGACGTAGGGCGCCAGGGGCCAAACCTCTTCAGCAGTCATGTTGTCGGCCTGGGATGCGAGCTGCCGCCTGCTGCTGAGGACAGCAGGGAGGGGCCAGGTTAGGCTGTTCTGGGGAAGCACTGGCCCTGAGCTGGAGCGCTGGCCCCAGAGGAGCCCTCTGATGGGTTCTCATGGGGGCACGTCTGCCCCCTTCAATCCCACCTGCTCACAGGGCAGGTACCTCTTGGGAGCCTGTCCCTGGGTGAGTCCTGGGCACTAGGGGGGACCGCAGGGAGCCATCCCTGACTCCCACATCCCTGGGGCACCTGTTCATGAGGCTGAAGTAGCCCCCAGAGGGGCTAAAAACCCAGTGATGGTCTGAATGGCAGTGACTGCGGGCCCCACGAGGGTATGGGTGATCGTGCCCTGGGTTTCCCTGAGGGACTCAGGATCCTGGGCAGGCTGATCAAGACCTGAAAGctggggcaggtgggggtgggcctGGCTTCCTCCCGCCCTGGTGCCCATGGTCATGCTCACTAGTCCTTGTTGGCGCTGCCCTTGCCATCGGGGTCCAGCATCTTCAATGCGCTGAGGACAGTCTCCTCGGGGTCAGTGCCTGCCCACAGGAAGCCTCGAGCCTTGGGCGTCTCAGGTGCTAGTCCTGCCCCTCACCACCCAGGGCTCCACGTCCTTGCCCACTTGATGCTCTCAGTGGCCTTCCCACTCTGAGCGCCTGAGAGACCCTCAGCTCCCACCCCAGGGTACTGTTCTTGGAGTCCCCTTGGTCCTGCCAGGCCCAGAGGTGAGCGATTTCTCAGTGAGGGACAGAGGCCCTACCAGCCGGTGGAGAggtgggcctgggctgggggccgTTCCCGGAATGCCAGGTCCTAGAGACTTTCAAGAGGTCTGCAAATTTGGGTTTTATGTGAGATATGCAGACATTAGGTGTCGAGTAAGTGCACACAGAGTGCTGGCAGGCCTGCAGCTGGCCTGGTGCTCACCCTCAGCTGCTCCCCAACACGTTCAGGAACACGGTGAAGTCGATGGGCCCCGAGGCCTCCTTGAACGTGGCATCCAGCTCGTCATCCTTGACTTTGATCTTGCCTGTTGCgggaatggggggtgggggtgggggtgtcacgGGGCAGGAGTATCAGCTGCCCTGGTGGCCTTGTGGTTGGTACAGGCACCCCGGGGCTGCCCCGCTCCGTCATTCTCCAGGTGTCCCCAACCCCCGTTGCCATGGGAACTGTGTGTAAGCACAGCAGGTTAAGTTGGGTGACTGGCCACCACTGCCCACCTCTGTGCAGCCTCTCTGCACACCTGGGCTGGGTGAGCTGTGTCTTCCCTTGCG
This is a stretch of genomic DNA from Bos mutus isolate GX-2022 chromosome 6, NWIPB_WYAK_1.1, whole genome shotgun sequence. It encodes these proteins:
- the SLC49A3 gene encoding solute carrier family 49 member A3 isoform X1; this translates as MGTECPRSGPHNVLLGLSHPGKLHAHVTGSRGTLSHPPALQLWPAPSLGSPHPGMVAISLLLSAPGLLLRGSVLEASLSCRVQPGCPPLSAPGTCLQGWFRSSAPTCCLSSQLVPPLWPDQVKTPALTGPLDPFSPSDQPAMPRAASSRSVCGACPGLTPACVSQLWLSFAPVADTIARHFLLSTEQINWLSLVYLVVSIPFGMVAIWVLDSVGLRRATTLGAFLNFWGSMIRSMPCMAVDIQDPFVFLLGGQTFCALAQTLVIFSPAKLAALWFPEHQRATANMIGTMSNALGILVANLLSPALVKTEEDIPLMLGTYILPAGLTFLLAIACLWESVPPTPPSVGAAQSTSLSFLAGLKLLTRNKAYMVLAVCFGGGIGIFSNFSALLEQVLCVNGYSSEFAGLCGALFIVFGVLGAVALGLYVDRTKHFTEAIKIGLCLTSLACVAFAVVSQLQGQTIVLAAICSLLGFFGFSVAPVAMELAVECSFPVGEGAAAGLVFVLGQAEGVLIMVLLTSLTVRHAEPSVSTCQDGQGPLDWKAPMLLMAGLCVLFSCLFVLLFHTPYRRLQAEADASPSIQEDERPATAAALGHAPYLAATP
- the SLC49A3 gene encoding solute carrier family 49 member A3 isoform X2; its protein translation is MGTECPRSGPHNVLLGLSHPGKLHAHVTGSRGTLSHPPALQLWPAPSLGSPHPGMVAISLLLSAPGLLLRGSVLEASLSCRVQPGCPPLSAPGTCLQGWFRSSAPTCCLSSQLVPPLWPDQVKTPALTGPLDPFSPSDQPAMPRAASSRSVCGACPGLTPACVSQLWLSFAPVADTIARHFLLSTEQINWLSLVYLVVSIPFGMVAIWVLDSVGLRRATTLGAFLNFWGSMIRSMPCMAVDIQDPFVFLLGGQTFCALAQTLVIFSPAKLAALWFPEHQRATANMIGTMSNALGILVANLLSPALVKTEEDIPLMLGTYILPAGLTFLLAIACLWESVPPTPPSVGAAQSTSLSFLAGLKLLTRNKAYMVLAVCFGGGIGIFSNFSALLEQVLCVNGYSSEFAGLCGALFIVFGVLGAVALGLYVDRTKHFTEAIKIGLCLTSLACVAFAVVSQLQGQTIVLAAICSLLGFFGFSVAPVAMELAVECSFPVGEGAAAGLVFVLGQAEGVLIMVLLTSLTVRHAEPSVSTCQDGQGPLDWKAASSCSSSTHRTGACRLRPTPAPPFRRMNAQQPQQPWATRPTWQPRPEAPP
- the SLC49A3 gene encoding solute carrier family 49 member A3 isoform X3; amino-acid sequence: MGTECPRSGPHNVLLGLSHPGKLHAHVTGSRGTLSHPPALQLWPAPSLGSPHPGMVAISLLLSAPGLLLRGSVLEASLSCRVQPGCPPLSAPGTCLQGWFRSSAPTCCLSSQLVPPLWPDQVKTPALTGPLDPFSPSDQPAMPRAASSRSVCGACPGLTPACVSQLWLSFAPVADTIARHFLLSTEQINWLSLVYLVVSIPFGMVAIWVLDSVGLRRATTLGAFLNFWGSMIRSMPCMAVDIQDPFVFLLGGQTFCALAQTLVIFSPAKLAALWFPEHQRATANMIGTMSNALGILVANLLSPALVKTEEDIPLMLTRNKAYMVLAVCFGGGIGIFSNFSALLEQVLCVNGYSSEFAGLCGALFIVFGVLGAVALGLYVDRTKHFTEAIKIGLCLTSLACVAFAVVSQLQGQTIVLAAICSLLGFFGFSVAPVAMELAVECSFPVGEGAAAGLVFVLGQAEGVLIMVLLTSLTVRHAEPSVSTCQDGQGPLDWKAPMLLMAGLCVLFSCLFVLLFHTPYRRLQAEADASPSIQEDERPATAAALGHAPYLAATP
- the SLC49A3 gene encoding solute carrier family 49 member A3 isoform X4 — protein: MGTECPRSGPHNVLLGLSHPGKLHAHVTGSRGTLSHPPALQLWPAPSLGSPHPGMVAISLLLSAPGLLLRGSVLEASLSCRVQPGCPPLSAPGTCLQGWFRSSAPTCCLSSQLVPPLWPDQVKTPALTGPLDPFSPSDQPAMPRAASSRSVCGACPGLTPACVSQLWLSFAPVADTIARHFLLSTEQINWLSLVYLVVSIPFGMVAIWVLDSVGLRRATTLGAFLNFWGSMIRSMPCMAVDIQDPFVFLLGGQTFCALAQTLVIFSPAKLAALWFPEHQRATANMIGTMSNALGILVANLLSPALVKTEEDIPLMEFAGLCGALFIVFGVLGAVALGLYVDRTKHFTEAIKIGLCLTSLACVAFAVVSQLQGQTIVLAAICSLLGFFGFSVAPVAMELAVECSFPVGEGAAAGLVFVLGQAEGVLIMVLLTSLTVRHAEPSVSTCQDGQGPLDWKAPMLLMAGLCVLFSCLFVLLFHTPYRRLQAEADASPSIQEDERPATAAALGHAPYLAATP
- the SLC49A3 gene encoding solute carrier family 49 member A3 isoform X5, producing MAGPAGDWPEAGAATSVRSALGGYRAYARRWVFLLVISLLSCSNATLWLSFAPVADTIARHFLLSTEQINWLSLVYLVVSIPFGMVAIWVLDSVGLRRATTLGAFLNFWGSMIRSMPCMAVDIQDPFVFLLGGQTFCALAQTLVIFSPAKLAALWFPEHQRATANMIGTMSNALGILVANLLSPALVKTEEDIPLMLGTYILPAGLTFLLAIACLWESVPPTPPSVGAAQSTSLSFLAGLKLLTRNKAYMVLAVCFGGGIGIFSNFSALLEQVLCVNGYSSEFAGLCGALFIVFGVLGAVALGLYVDRTKHFTEAIKIGLCLTSLACVAFAVVSQLQGQTIVLAAICSLLGFFGFSVAPVAMELAVECSFPVGEGAAAGLVFVLGQAEGVLIMVLLTSLTVRHAEPSVSTCQDGQGPLDWKAPMLLMAGLCVLFSCLFVLLFHTPYRRLQAEADASPSIQEDERPATAAALGHAPYLAATP
- the SLC49A3 gene encoding solute carrier family 49 member A3 isoform X6; amino-acid sequence: MVAIWVLDSVGLRRATTLGAFLNFWGSMIRSMPCMAVDIQDPFVFLLGGQTFCALAQTLVIFSPAKLAALWFPEHQRATANMIGTMSNALGILVANLLSPALVKTEEDIPLMLGTYILPAGLTFLLAIACLWESVPPTPPSVGAAQSTSLSFLAGLKLLTRNKAYMVLAVCFGGGIGIFSNFSALLEQVLCVNGYSSEFAGLCGALFIVFGVLGAVALGLYVDRTKHFTEAIKIGLCLTSLACVAFAVVSQLQGQTIVLAAICSLLGFFGFSVAPVAMELAVECSFPVGEGAAAGLVFVLGQAEGVLIMVLLTSLTVRHAEPSVSTCQDGQGPLDWKAPMLLMAGLCVLFSCLFVLLFHTPYRRLQAEADASPSIQEDERPATAAALGHAPYLAATP